The Lolium rigidum isolate FL_2022 chromosome 1, APGP_CSIRO_Lrig_0.1, whole genome shotgun sequence region CACAGGAACAAAGTAAAGCAATTTATTCCTTCAAACTAGAGTGTCAGAATTATATTTATCTATGCATTAAAATTTTAAATATGAAAATGGTGATGGTTGTTTTAAAGTTTAAAATGAGCAAGGTATTTGTAAAATTGAAAGTAAGacggtgaaaggacgagatgtcgcctagagggggtgaataggagttttaaaaactcttacgaatttggcttgtaagaatgcgaaattaaactaacatttattttacaagcacaaaccctaaatatgctaagctcaactaagtgcataacaacaactagagctaagcaagataggcacaatatatatatattcatatatatatatatatatacaattgaCAAGATATGATAAACACTTCAAGCTCGATGTCTATCacaaaggaaagtaagctcgggtatagaaataaccgagacacgcggagacgaagataatTCCCGTgtttccttcctttgcaagaaggtacgtcacgtttggagaggtggggatcccacgaaggatttcccaacgccaagaaggctcaccttcttctccgagcctctcccacgaaggaatagccttTTCCTTATGGCTagtttttcctccactccggaaatggcaagctccacaaccacttcacaagctccatgaAGGAGAAACCCTTCACAACCTTttacgaagaggtcaccgggacaccaacaaagccaactaggaggtcaccctccaagagtaacaagctcatgatctatcactcgaactaatcgtggtggagagatcaacactatgcaatgatgcaaagcaaaaaCACCAAAGgtattcaaatccttcacactcaaatcccaccaaagcaacaaatgctaggatggaattagagaggaagaacaatggaggaaatcaacaaatgactccaagatctaaatccaaagggttcccctaatttagaggagaaatggattgtggagatcgtagatctagatctcctctcttagatccctcgagaatgagcaagaatcagggGGAattcaagagatagggcaagttctttaaattcaacaatgaaggagagagagtggaagaacttacttagcccaaggtggaagaaggcctatttatatccTAGGAGAAAAAAGAGTCGTTGGGGGAAAAAGATGGGCAGAAAAACGACCCAGACGGCCAGCTAGTCGGTCCACCGGGccgggcgccggacaggccgacgCACAGGCCGGTAGCGTCGGCTGACATGCCGGACTGGGCAGGCAGGACGCGTAGCAGCAAAAAGGGCCCAACCGGCAGGGGGCGGTCGACCGGGCGCGGGGTCGGCTGGTCGGCGGCCACCGGGCTGGGTGCCGGACTTGGGCCGGGAGACCCCCTAGAGCGGGCCCAGTGTGCACGAGCCCAGCAGCTAGTCCCCACCGGGCAGGCTGGTGGCTGGCTCGGCGAGGCCAGGCAGTGGGCCGGATTTCGGGACGACCCCGTGAAgaaccttttccttttcttttaaacagaaaatgctcctgaACTTCGAtttacatgaaaccaattttgttggaaatattgagactcctcgcagaatatttttagatgatattagagagggagtctcccaacaTCAAGAAACGGTAAAGATGTCCAAACTTGAAAATGCAATAGAATATGCATACGGATtcggttttcgatgaacttgggcttgttgaaaagctagcaacaagctcaagaatctcacacagagaaataccaagaagcaatagggatatgcaaagtatgcaatttattgagctccctaagacgatgcgatcaagttacccaaccgaaagtccctcttgatagtgtggctatctatcctataacccgatctcccaacaaccaccttgagaccagtaaaaggaaaacctagcaaggtcatacctttgccttgcacaaCCCGCTTGATCTTGAAGAAAATGCTTCAGGTTCCATCAAGCCAGAGTGCATCACTTGGTCATTGTTGTTGTAggagaacgttgcatagaaaacaaaaaatttcctaccgcgaacacgcaatccaagccaagatgctatctagaagacggtagcaacgagggggtatcgagtctcgcccttgaagagattccaaagcctacaagatgaggctcttgttgctgcggtagacgttcacttgccgcttgcaaaagcgcgtagaagatcttgatcacgatcggttcggcgccacgaacgggcgagcacctccgtactcggtcacacgttcggttgttgatgaagacgacgtccacctcccgttccggcgggcagcggaagtagtagctcctcttgaatccgacagcacgacggcgtggtgtcggtgatggtggagaaatccggcggagcttcgcttaagcgtgcgggatgtggtggaggagagagaccgctagggtttggggagagaggggggttgggcgccggccctctaaggggtgcggccaaggctgaggcttgaagtagtcttggggtggccggccccctcccttggcccctcattatataggtggatccccaagagttggtctccaagtcttcgaataagacccgNNNNNNNNNNNNNNNNNNNNNNNNNNNNNNNNNNNNNNNNNNNNNNNNNNNNNNNNNNNNNNNNNNNNNNNNNNNNNNNNNNNNNNNNNNNNNNNNNNNNaatattcgaactccattccatattcaagtactaccatttcaacatccaactttaagtgtgtcaccctacggttcgtgaactatgcggacatggttgagtactcactccgaccaataaccaatagcgggatctggagatccataatggctcccacatattcaacgatgactttagtgatcgaatgaaccattcacatacaatacaaattccctttgtctcgcgatattttacttgtccgaggtttgatcttcggtatcactctataccttgttcaacctcgtctcctgacaagtactctttactcgtaccgtggtatgtggtctcttatgaacttattcatatgcttgcaagacattagacgacattccaccgagagggcccggagtatatctatccgtcatcgggatggacaaatcccactcgttgatccatatgcctcaactcatactttccggatacttaatcccacctttataaccacccatttacgcagtggcgtttggtgtaatcaaagtacctttccggtataagtgatttacatgatctcatggtcataaggactaggtaactatgtatcgaaagcttatagcaaataacttaatgacgagatcttatgctacgcttaatatgggtgtatccattacatcattcatacaatgatataaccttgttattaataacatccaatgttcatgattatgaaactaatcatccattaatcaacaagctagttaagaggcatactagggactctttgttgtttacatatcacacatgtatcaatgtttcggttaatacaattatagcatggtatataaacatttatcataaacataaagatatataataaccacttttattattgcctcttgggcatatctccaacagattgtTGCATGAAGACTCATGATTTGCTCCCCCATACGCCATTATGGGATAACTTAAttaagcacatcttcacatgtccattatcactaaatggacggcaagcttcaagcatgtgatcctcttgagatgctcaacttgaacttgcccaactcagcattgatgatgatcaccacttgatgtcatcatctcatgggctatatgagatctcacttttgatgcatgcccatgcaaAGATAACTAACCCACATAGATAACACAAgaacacatatatgatgggttagttcataaagcataattgacaagacttaccataccacatgacttcacgtggcacattcttcatgcttcatgtgttgatcaAACTTGAATCCATTCTTCActttttgtattggtcaaccttgtatcttatcatgctctatcatactatcttgaggtgtataaagaactcttcatttgtttgcatgctctaaatcttagtcaatccTAGATCAACTTATGAGTCTATCATGACatcgacttagagccatatcttgaattcttcacttggaatcaagcactcaagatcttgatcattcattgcttaacacataagctagagcatggataatattgagttccacataagaactccatcttcatttcttcttcttgatcatatcacatatatgtcttcaaatcgatgatcttgatgccaatactcaaggtatatcttttatcttcatgacatccatacttgaatccaacacatggactacaagtattaccaatggaatattccttcatataaactcaatgaaaacattagtccataggggttgtcattaattaccaaaaccacacaaagGGGCAATCTACCCTTACAAACGGAAAACAAGCAATCTAAAGGGTGCTTCTTTTGGATTACAATGGAACAAGATTCATGGTTCACTTAACCTTCCTCTCTCAACAATTGCAGTGATCATGTTATAGATAATGAAAGTAATTGAATACAATTTCCATGCTCAACATGGTAACATTTATATGGGAAACATGTCCTAAACCATGAAGTTGGGAAGGGAAATACCAAAAGGGTGTTTGTCACATAGCATGCCAATATTTTCACTTGGCCCCATGTAGACGTTCTCATGTCACATGGCTCCAACTGCTTTTCAAAAGTAAGAGTATCAAATCCACAGTGGGGCTTGATTGTTAATGATTTTATTCCATCTTATTACCTTCACCTAAAAGTACATGAAAGCTATATTTAAATTCAAAGCAATGTAAAAGTAATTGTTTTGAGTGGTTATGAATAAACTaaataaactaaactaaagtaaatGATACTATACAGATGATGGTAAAGTAAATGAAACTCAATAGGGGTAAAGAGTTCTCGGGGAGTTTCGAATCAATCACTAGCCTATGTATGGTGATTAAGAATATCGATTTTGTCTTTTTGATATGTCTTTGTGTGGCAAGATTCCTTGTATGGATGCTCCCAAAAGCACCGTTTCACGTCCCTCATGACCACAACCTTATCCCATCACATGCCGAGCAGATCCAGTAAGTAAGAGTCTCCCCATGTCCATGGTCATAGGTGCCGATCCTTATTATTCTCGTATACACATGATTGAAGACGCGGTGGATTTCCGTCACCTGTACGCCCTTGTACCACCAACCATATGCAACGATGATTCTTACCGACGTCCCTTATGAAAATATTGTGTGGCCGACAACATCGTTGATAAGAACCAACACACTTCATAATTATTAGACAATCAACACACTTTATTTAATTTCATAATTTGCATAGAGTTTCTTCATCCCCCAATATCAAAtggatctactcacacatgaaGGCAAATAACATCATCATGAATCTACTGATGAAAAATGAAAGATTGAATGAACACAAAAATGAGTCCTACTTAAGTTTAAGATTATAATGAGATgaccaatggtggtggtggtgatgatgatgataaataTCAATGCCTTCGCCTACAATGATCGAAGCACTGGTGATGATGGATCCTCTTCGGCGAGTTCTCTCTCCGGATCTCCCCCGGAGGCAGATTTTGGTTTTTTTCTAGTGGCTTTGTGTCTCTCTTCTCAGATCTGTCTTCACGGGGTGATATATTTGACGAGGCGTTGTCAATGACGGGTGGTACGGGCGGGTCTGACTGTACCACGGGTCGTTGAAGCTTCTGTGACCACCATTTCGCGAGCTTTTACCTTGGCTTCTTGTGGGTTGTTGTTGGAAGGTCTTTAGTGCTCCAACTCATTATTAGAATAGTTGTGGGCCAAGGCGGTAAAATACGAAATTTCTAACACTACTTAGGTATTTAGATGTTGTAAAACATGTTTCTTTTTACGCTCATCATATACCAAAGGGTGCAGAGCTCTCTTTTGCTATCGCTAAGTTGTACCGTTTCTCTCACTCGATTAAACCCTCCAATACCACACACATCAACATACATGACACTTCTTTATATAAAAAATACACATATAAAAAAGCATATGTAAAGGTTTTTTTGTCGTGCGCATTTCGCACCCTCTCATCGACCTACAGACAGTGCGGTCAAACAATTTGCGACATGTGCAAACAAGGCATTAAACTTAAATGATCTTAACGAATGCAATGGATAATCATAATGTGCTTCCAATAACAAACCATTAAAATTCCAACCCAATGCTAAATACATAAATGTATCATCTCACACCATAAGAAGcaccatagaaattatcaatagcaCCATAATTATGATAGGCCGGTTCATAAGGATTACTACAATGACAATACATAGAGAGATTGGATCAAGCTAATAACACAAACCTCAAATTCAAGGGTAGAATACTCCCATCTCATGTGGTGAAGAGCGGCGTGGAGCCGTTGCGAATCGAATACAAAGCTCAGAAATGTCCATTCTTTCTTCTCCGCTTGATGACGAAGTGTCCGATCTCAAATGTAAGTGCTTTTTTAGCTAAGGCTTGATAGCGGCCTAAAAGTGGAAGCTCGTATTATACACCTTGACTCCCACTTTTTTTGAATCCTGGATGCAATTTCAGCAGcggttccccctccaatcttccttCAACGGCGGATAACTGTCTCTTTGCTTTTATATTTTTATATCTCCGTCTTTGTCGGTCGAGAAATAGAATCCACAAAGGTATATATAAGGGTTTTTAGGGCAAAACAAATACGATGACGATTGAATCGAATGGAATAAGAAATGTATGATTTGACTTGATCCCTATGGTGGCACAGTTGGACCTCCATGCCACGTCATGGTGAGTTTTTGGGGACTTCCCAAGGCCATTTTCCTCCCCGTTCGAGTGTAATCCTTTATTCCTGAAAAGTGATGTGGCAGAAATTCTAGCGTCGAGCTCATGTAAAGTCTAAAACACCGAAAAGAGGTATTTCTGCTTCCCGCAGTTAAGTATTTACTATCAAATGGGAGTTGATACATTGTTAAAAATGCTTGACATCAAACATTTGAAGAATACAGACCATCTGATCGTGGTAAGCATCACCTCTTCAAAGCATAAACCATGCAACATCGTCCAATGGTTTTTTCCTATGTTGTTTCCCCTTGTTGCCCTAATTCCGGATCATGTCAAATCATTTATTTCCTATTCCATTATTACAGTATCAGATTAGTATATAAATATCGCGAAGATAACAATTACACTTTGCCTCTCCAACAACGCAATAGAGCGCCCGCTTGTCAAGTAATTGCATAGTCCCTTCAGTTTCAGCAAACACGTCTGTATTCATTTAGCTAGCACCACTTGGATAGCCGACGGAACAGAGGAATTAACCGTAGATTGAGGTAGCGATTCGTGAACAACAATTTCCCAAATTTCACTGTGGTCCTCTGGCAGCTGTGATGCTTGCAAATCCATTGGTTCAGGTAGCAATATTGTTTGATTCAAGATACCTTCTGATCAAACAATATTGCTTTCTCCTTCCACTTACATTTTATAGGGCTATGAGCATCTAACCAATCCACACCAAGCACCCCATCTTAGGAATCTTAGGCCAACACACGCAAATACGTAGTTAACGTGTGGCCTTGACTTGACGCACAATGCTATCACAAGTGATAAACTGTCCAGTCGCTACTTTGACAGGAACATCATGAATGGGTGTGTGGACAATTAGACACTGAACAAAAGATGCACCGACAAGACTATAAGTACTGCCTGAATCCAACAACAATAGTATTGCTTGATTTTGAACACGTGGATTTAGTGCCGGCAGTTGCTTGTGCTGATAGCATGCAACATCAGCAGCTGCAGGTTCGTCCAATAGTTCCAGAGCTCTGCATCATCACCAAATTCCCCCACCTGAATCGTCAGAGGTTGTGCCCCTTGCTTTTCACCGGTGACCACGAGAATAACAGTCTCCACACTTGAACACAAGCCATTGACACAACGGAAGTCTCGGAATTGCAGCTCCCTACCAAAATCATCGCCGGCTAATCTTGACACTGCCCAGAGTACCAGCCACACTACCTCTGAGGTGGGGAGCTAGCTCGATCTACTCCATTTGCTTGGTGGAAGGGGAAAAACAGGCGGAgacaccccgccgccgccgtccgcattCAGCTCCGGCAGCGGCGAGGTGAACGGGGCCATGTGAGTCCAGTATTTCCGCTCAGGAATCGCGTGAAGCGACCGGGAGGCTAGGTCACGAAAGGCTTCTTTTATCTTAATTAATACGCAGCTCTATTGCATGGTTCAATTTGTTTTGACAGAACAAAGATTCAGGACAAATTTCTTGCTCTATTTGATCAAGCTATGAGACATTCATTATATATACAATACAGAATACTTGTAAGGCTTCCAAGGAAAATATGGCCTTGACTGACTCTTGACAGCACAGGTATTGGGGGATTTTCATCATGCATGCCTATTGTCACAAAATGTACAGGTATGATTATCTGCAGGTGAGTGGCAGTGGAGCCATTTGAAGGATGTACCCTATGTTGATGTTCTCTCTTTCTGACTATATACAACCACTGCGTGTGTGGATTTGATCCGACTAGACACGAAAAACACCTCAGCTCAGTAGTCCTGGAGCAGCGCGTCCAATCTTTTCCTCCTCGCAGTGTGCTTCAGCTTCTCCATCGCAATGAGCCCTACTTGCCTCACCCGCTCTCTCGACAACCCGAACCTGAAGGATGTTTCAGAGATCAGGATTAGAATATCAGGCAACAAAATACTTTACCCAAATAACGATGTGCTTCAGTAGAGGTCGTGTTGATGATATGCACACTTATATAGCAATTTCATTAAAAATCCAGGCGACCAGATAGACTTGATTGTGAGTTTGTGACTTAATAAGTAGTAAGACATCCCAAAAAAGTCTTGGTCCAGTTAGTACTTACTGTCTGCTAATATCCTCCCATGTATGGCATTGTTTCCCTATACCATGATATAACCGAATAATGTCCCTCTCGCGTTCGGTGAGAGTTGAGTCTAGAAGCTTGTTGACTTCCTCCTGGTATCATCAGAGTGATTAAGTTAAAacatattttacaaaaaaaaacatcAGGATTAAGTCCCAAATCAACAGCAGTAAGGTTTACCTTGAGATACCACTCCTCAAATCCATGCCATGGATCATTCGCAACATTTTGATCCTCTATATACTGAGAACAAGGAAATCAAAGTTAGTTCAGATGAATATTTTAAAGTTGAAAAATAATTTTGATGGTATATAATGAGAGGTTGTATAGCGACTTACACTATGGAGTGTATCCCCAGGTAGACCATTTAAGGAGGGAAATGCCTGTTGATCCAATGAAAGAACCTTGTTGACAGCCTGCATTTTCAACATGAAAACTGTTTGTTAGCACTAAAAATAGGTTAAAAGGCTAAACAAGAGAAATTGGACCTGGCAAAATAAAGATATAAATACCTCTGTAGCATTGTGTACTTTCTTTTCCGATATATTGAGCGACACTGCGATGTTCTGAGGACAATATAAAGAAGTCATTACAAACCATTCGAGAAATGCTTCACACAAGCAACACGAGAAAAAAATCAAGAACAAAAACATATCGTAAGACAAGTATGAATGTCATTGTTTTCAAATAAGAGAAAAAAAATCAGGAACGTAGTCTGCCTTTACCTCTGTTGTCGGAGAAATTCCTTGGTCTTCCAACGCGTACTTTGCACCACGAATTGCAATGAGCCTCTCATGGAGGTAAGTAGGGAGCCTGAATGTTTTTGAGTTCTCGGCCAATGCTCTTGAAACACCCTGGTAAAAAGAAAATTAATTAACTAATTAATGAATAAAGAGTGCACCTAATCTTCCATGTTCGATTCTCTGATTATTACTGATGAGTTCTCACCTGACGAATCCACCAGTACACATAAGTGGATATTTTGAAGCCCCTCGACGCATCAAACTTCTCGATCCCACGGAGTAGCCCTATCAGACCACCCTGCATCACCAACCAAAATGCCAAACATGTTACATGCTAGTATTGATCTTTTTGAAATACATTGGCTGTCCTAGTGAAACAAACAGATACTAATGTGCATGAACAGGTTGTCATTACCTGAATCAGGTCGGCCAGCTCCACCCCCAGCTTATCATACTTCTGTGCGATGGATATGACCAAACGGAGGTTGCTCATCGTTAGCACCTCCCTCGCGAGGAACGACTCGCGCATCCTGGACCTCAGCTCCGGCGTCGATATCCGGAGCGACTGCGCCAGCTGCTGGTACGACGGCTCATTCC contains the following coding sequences:
- the LOC124694713 gene encoding RNA polymerase sigma factor sigA-like, whose product is MTATPAVIGLSAGNRLLSTSFGPPSDLLTDKVNSHMACATGDAHGSTSLQFAPPPAPKLTVAAHRLKLSPHGRAQVMRALRQSAPAAVLAPPPRPRSAAMDHPTDELALEAIIQLQRSMLEKQWQLPFEDDDDLDEEDDGGKTMTSSVGVVARSGVSARQRRMSGRRRGRSKNGAAAAHLTISPELLQSRNRIYLRGTVSKELLTHKQVVQLSKKIKDGMWLQQQRSKLKEKLGNEPSYQQLAQSLRISTPELRSRMRESFLAREVLTMSNLRLVISIAQKYDKLGVELADLIQGGLIGLLRGIEKFDASRGFKISTYVYWWIRQGVSRALAENSKTFRLPTYLHERLIAIRGAKYALEDQGISPTTENIAVSLNISEKKVHNATEAVNKVLSLDQQAFPSLNGLPGDTLHSYIEDQNVANDPWHGFEEWYLKEEVNKLLDSTLTERERDIIRLYHGIGKQCHTWEDISRQFGLSRERVRQVGLIAMEKLKHTARRKRLDALLQDY